CTTATACGTATGAATCACTGAATAACATATTTTGTGCACCTAATAAAATTTGGGAATATGCAGGTTTTGGCATACCGATGCTCGGAAACAATATACCGGGTCTTCAATCGACTATCGGAGCATCGCAGGCAGGCATCTGCGTAGATACAGATAGGATTGGAGAGATATTGAATGCAATCCAGGCTATAGATAGCGAATATGAGTTTTATAGTAAAAAAGCACTCGCTTTTTATCATTCGGTTTCTATAAACAAGATGTATAAAGATGTTATATACCAATCATTATAACACAGTCTTCATCAGTTCCTGCATCTTCGTTTCTTATGCAGGATTAGCCATTGTGCTACCTTTGTTTTATCCGGCAAATGCTCCGGATAACGGGATGATTCTGTTTCAACTATTTTTCGCCTTATTGATTTTTATATTGGGCATCGAGGTCTTTTCCAAAAATAAAATAACCGGATGCCTACTGGGTATTATTCTATTCCAATATATAGCATCGGTGACACTACGTTATTATTATATCCAACATTTCGGAAATCCACTGGGATATAATCCGATCGATTCATGGCTATACCATTCAACAGGCGTTGCGGTTCAGAACTATTCGCTGGAAGAATTCTTCACTTATCTGAAGAGTAATAGCTTTAATGTAGACGACTGGGGATTCCCTCTTGTTGTCTACTTTGCTTACCATATTTTGGGAGATAATATAGGAATCGATTTGCTATTACTTCTCAACATACTGGTTATCACAATCTCTTCATTCCGGCTATATCAACTAGCCGGTTATTTTCTGGACAAAAGTTATGCGCTCCTGGTTACATTTATTTGGGGGACGCTACCGTTTCTGGCCTACACAACGGTAGTCGGGTTGAAAGAAAACTTTTTTCTGTTCTTTACTATCTCGTCTTTATATTATATGTATAGGTATCTGCAAAAAAAGAACCTGAAAAATCTCCTGTACTTTCTGATCTATACTTCCGGGTTATTCTTCTTCAGATATGCACTCGTTTTTATGATGTTCATTTCATTGATTACCGGTTTACTACTATTTAACAGCCAAAGTAGCAAAAGACTGAAATATCTGCTTATCGGAGCATGTGTTTTAGGTGGTTTTGCTTTCAAGATTGCCGTAGATCTTATCGCAACATTACAAGGAGGTTCTTATGAAGCTCTACTCGACGCAGTTGCTTACCGGATCGGAGAAAATTCATACGGAGGTACTTTTACTATGTTGGTTAATTTTACAGCCATGCTAATTGGCCCCTTCCCCAACTTTATATCTGACAGTGACAAGGCTAATTATATTACTATATACAGCTATACGGCATTTATAAAGATGCTGTTCTCCTTTTTTTATCTCTACGGAATCTGGTACATTTTCAAAAGGAAACTTTACTATTATCTACCGATGCTTGCTTTTATCTTTCTGCAAAGCATAATGATTTTCTTTACTTTCTATACGCTGCATATCCGTTATCAATTACCTCATATCCCGTTTCAACTGATCATTGCCGGATACGGATTGAATGTATTCGTTCATCAGCAAAGCAAAGTTGGAAAGCGGATGCTCACGACTTATATAGGCGGTGTATTTATACTTATCCTCATCTATAATTTAAGATTATCATAAATGAATTTACTGTTTGTTGTTCCGGACCTTTCGAATCTGGGAGGAGTTGCCAACCATTATTCGGGATTACATGATTACTGGACTTTCCCCGTATCTTATGAATATTATGGGAAACGGAAAGGGATTCCGGCCATCATCTGTTTCCCTTTCGATATCCTCAAATACATATTCAAACTGATGTTCTGCCGGATAGATATCGTATTCGTCAATCCTTCATTAAGAAGGTATCAACTGATACGGGACGGCATATACATTTTACTGGCTAAACTATTCCGCAAAAAGGTCGTGACTTTTATTCATGGCTGGGATACGAGCCTGGCCTCTGTTCTGATCAGGAAACCCGGATTGTTTAAATATGTATATAATAAATCCTCTCTCCTGTTTGTCTTATCCAGTGAATTCCAGAAACAACTAATTCGTATGGGGATTACCAGTCCCATCAGGTTAACTACCACCAAAGTGGATGACAAACTTCTGAAAACCTTCGATATTAACCATAGGAATGGTGAGATACGGCAAATACTCTTTCTGGCACGGATTATCAAAACCAAAGGAATTTTCATTGCACTAGATACTTTCAGACTATTGAAAAAAGAATTTCCCTGGCTGAAACTATTGGTTTGCGGAGAGGGTTCTGACCGAATCAAAGCCGAAGAATATATTTTGCAAAATCATCTGGAGGATGTCCTGTTTACTGGAGCTGTTTCAGGTAACACTCTGATCAACGCTTTCAAAAACAGCGATCTATACATCCTTCCTTCCTATGAAGAAGGTATGGCGACTTCCATTCTGGAAGCAATGGCTTTCGGTCTGCCGATCGTTTCAAGACCTGTCGGAGGTATCGTCGATTACTTTATCGAAGGAGAAATGGGTTATCTGATCCCGACCCTCAACGCACAGGATTTCTATGAAGCCATCAGACAACTGATAGTAAATCCTAAACTCACCCGAACAATATCAGAGACCAATCACCGATATGCCTTGGAGCATTTCCTTGCTTCTACCGTTGCCAAGTGTTTGGAAACGGCATTATCAGAAGTGTTTCATCCTGATGAAACAACTGTTCCACTTAGGTGAAACAACTGTTTCTACCATATGAAACACTTGTTCCAATATAAAGAAAACAATGAAACACAAATAAGGAATATGCAAAAAAAACAAGTTACATTAAATGGTATAAAGGTTTTCCCCTTTATTTCTGCCCAAGAGCTTTTACAATATGTAAATAGCCGGAAAGGAATCTTAATAGCTATCAACGCAGAAAAGATATTACATGCAACCAGCCAGACGCGCGATATCATAAACCGGAACATCGGTTATTGTGACGGATATGGAGCCGTTATGGCGCTGAAAAAGAAAGGTTATAAAAATGTAGCTAAGATTCCAGGCTGTGAATTATGGCTGAAAATAACAGCTGCATTGTATGATAAAAATAAAACATTCTATCTGGTTGGCAGTACACAGGAAGTCATCGAACAAACCATCAGCAAATTAAAACAGGAGTATCCTGGTATCCGATTCGCCAATTATCGAAACGGATATATCAAATCCGAAGAAGAGAAAGCGGCGTTACTCGCCGATATCCAAAGTAAGAAACCTGATGTCGTATTTGTTGCCATGGGATCACCTAAACAGGAGTTGCTTATGGAGGAAATGTTCAAAGTACATCCGGCCATCTACCAAGGATTGGGTGGAAGTTTCGATGTCTATACCGGTCAGGTCAAACGTGCTCCAAAATGGTGGGTCGACCATAACCTGGAGTTTGCTTACCGTCTGATAAAACAACCCAGCCGTATCAAACGGCAAATCCATCTGATCCGCTTTTTAATATTAGTCAAACTAGGTAAAATATAATCAACACAAGTATGAAAAAAGTAATGTTAGTATTCGGCACTCGTCCCGAAGCAATCAAAATGGCTCCGCTCATTAAAGAATATCAGAAATATCCGGAAGATTTCCAGACCATCGTATGCGTCACAGGACAACATAGGGAGATGTTGGACCAAGTCCTTCATATCTTCGACATCCACCCTGATTACGATTTGAATATAATGAAACAAGGACAGGATTTATATGATGTAACCGCCCGGGTTCTGACTGGTATGCGGGAGGTCTTATCCGAATCACGTCCGGACCTCGTGCTGGTACACGGAGATACCACCACCTCTACCGCTGCTGCCCTCGCCGCGTTCTATCAGCAAATCCCTGTCGGACATGTAGAGGCAGGCTTGCGGACACATAATATATACAGCCCGTGGCCGGAAGAAATGAACCGGCAACTTACCGGACGAATCGCTTCCATTCATTTCTCCCCCACACAATTAAGCAAAAAAAATTTACTGGACGATAATATTGCAGAAAAGAATATCATCGTTACGGGAAATACGGTCATCGATGCCTTGTATCAGATGGTAGAAAAAATAAAAAAGAATGAAGAATTAAGGCAACAACTGGAGAATGAACTGAATAGATCCGGATATAAAATCTCACGGTTAACCGAACAAAGTAACCGAAAATTGGTTTTAATAACAGGTCATCGTCGTGAGAACTTCGGAAAAGGATTTATTTCTATATGCAAAGCGATCAAGACATTAGCCGAGAATCATCCGGATATCGACTTTGTATATCCAATGCATCTGAATCCGAATGTACGGCAACCGATCCGGGAAATATTCGGAGATTCAAAACCATCCAATATGTTCTTTATAGAACCTTTGGAATATTTACCGTTCATCTATCTGATGGAACTGTCAACACTTGTTCTTACAGATAGCGGAGGTATTCAGGAAGAAGCACCAGGACTGGGAAAACCGGTTTTGGTCATGCGTGAAACAACAGAACGCCCGGAAGCATTAAACGCCGGAACTGTCAGGTTAGTCGGAACGGACTTCAACAAGATCGTAGCGGAGACATCCCGACTACTGGAAGACAGTACGTATTATGATCAAATGAGTAAAGCCGTGAATCCGTATGGAGATGGGTTCGCTTGCCAGAGAATCGTAACAAAAACAAAAGAAATTGTATGAACACTGTAAAAAGGTACTCTTTTTGTATTTTCTGTCTTTTAATATGTACCGGCATCAAAGCACAGGTATCTCAGGAGCTACTGGATAAAGCCCGGCAGGCAGGTATGTCGGAGGAGCAGATTCAGCAGGAAATGTCAAAATACATCGATAAGACGAAAACGTCAACAACTACCCAACAATCCCAAACAGAACAATTCATTCCGGAAAAAGAGATTCCTGGCCGGGCACCTCTTACCAATAAAGAATTACCTCCCCTGGAACTCCAGCGAGAAGAGAATAAGCCGGAACAGAAACTGGAAGATATCGTATTCGGACGTGAAATATTCTCAGAAAAGAATCTGACTTTTGAACCGGTCTTAAATATTCCGACGCCCGTTAATTACCGGCTTTCAGCCGGTGATGAAGTACTCATCCATGTATGGGGAGATTCGGAATTAAACCTGAAACTGACAATATCGCCCGATGGAACAATTATTATACCCGATATCGGACCTGTCGCCCTTAGCGGACTGACCATAGAAGCTGCCGAACAACGGATACGACAGGAACTCGGCCGCATTATGGCTACTATAGACGGCAGGGAGCCTAATACATTTGTATCGGTCAGTCTTGGACAGATCCGCAGCATCAAGGTCAACATTGTCGGTGAGGCAGTAGTTCCCGGAACTTACACATTGACCTCACTTGCCACTCTGTTCAATGCCTTATACGCTGCCGGTGGAGTAAACAACATCGGTTCGCTGCGTAGTATCAAAGTATACCGTAACAGTAAAGAAATTGCCAATCTGGACGTTTATAATTATTTGCTCCACGGCGAATACAATACAAATATACGACTGGAAGATAACGATATGATCATCATCGGTCCGTATGAACAGCTCGTAGTAGCCAAAGGAAAAATAAAACGCAATCGAATCTTTGAATTAAAAAAGGGAGAAACTCTTTCACAATTACTGGATATGGCGGGAGGATTTACCGGAGATGCATACACCAGGGATGTTACCGTAAAAAGAAAATCCGGAACACGTTATCAGATTGCAACAGTTACAGAGGAACAGTTCCCCACATTCACATTTCATGACGGTGACTCACTACTGGTTGACTCTGTCATTCCTTTTTACGAAAATAGATTAACCATCTCCGGTGCCATATGGCGTCCGGGAGAATATGAACTGAGTCCTTCTGTCCATACAGTCAAACAATTGATACAGCAGGCTGCAGGTTTAAAAGGAGATGAATTTACAGGGCGAGCTCAAATTACCCGCTTGAATCCCGATTTCACACATTCTGTCATTGCGATCAATATACAAGATATATTGAACGGCATCTCACCGGACATTGAGTTACAGAACGAAGACCAGTTATATATCCCCTCACTGTTTGATTTGCGGGAGCCTTATACGATCAAGATTGGAGGAGCCGTGAACCAGCCGGATACCGTCTTACCCTATCGTAAGAATATGACAATAGAGGATGCGATCGTACTGGCAGGAGGATTACAGGAAGCGGCGGCAACTGTCAATGTGGAAGTTGCCAGGCGCATAAAAAATCCCCAATCCTCCCAAAGTACGGAACAAATAGCCAAAGTGTTCAAGTTTACCCTAAAAGATGGCTTAGAAATAACCTCTGGTGACACATTATTCACATTGGATCCTTTTGACGAAGTATATGTCCGTTTCTCTCCGGAATACCAAAAGCAACAAGTTGTGAAAGTGAACGGCGAAATTATGTTTGCCGGAAGCTATGCTCTTCCGCATAAAAACACACGATTAAGCGATCTGATCAAAGAGTCGGGAGGTATCACCCCGGGAGCCTATGTAAAAGGAGCCAGCCTAAAACGAAAACTCAGCGACGACGAGATCAGACAGGTCGAAACTCTTTTACAATTAAGCAATTCCAATAAACAAAGTAAAGATTCGATCGCCTTATCGATGGCAGACATACATGATTATCCGGTCGGTATCGACCTGGAGAAAGCACTGTCTCATCCGGGATGTACGGAGGACCTGGTTTTACAGGATGGAGACATTCTATATATTCCTCAGTTACAAAGCACCGTAAAGATCAGTGGAGCAGTAACCTATCCTAACAGTATCACTTATAACAAAGGAATGTCGGTTCGCGATTGTCTCTCACAAGCCGGAGGTTATAACGATCTTTCCCGCAAATATCCGATCGTCATTTATATGAACGGACAGGTTGCAACAACCCGAAGGACCGGAATATTCTTTAAACGATATCCGAAAGTCGAACCCGGATGTGAAATTGTCGTACCAAGCAAATCGCAGCGTAACCGTGGAGCCAGCTTATCAGAAATAATGAGTATCAGCAGTTCTGCAACATCAATGGCTGCAATGGTAACTTCCATCATAAATATGATTAAAAAATAATATCCATGGGTAATGAAATTAGACTACTCCTGTATGCATGGAAAAAGCGAATGTTATTTCTAAAAACGTGTGGAACTGCTATTATCATCGGTTTGATTATAGCAGTCAGCATTCCCAAAGAATATATAACTACCGCTAAACTGGCTCCGGAAACAAATGATAATACCAAAAAGGTCGGAGATTTAGGGGGACTGGCAGCTATGGCTGGTATCAACCTGAATAATACAGGCAGTTCCGATGCCATCTCTCCTGAACTGTATCCGGATGTTGTTCAAAGCATACCTTTTCTGGTTGAATTATTTCCTGTGCAAGTTACAGATAAAAAAGGGACACTCCACTTGTCAGTGTATGATTACATCAGTAAACACCAGCGTGAAGCCTGGTGGAACTATATATTAGGTATTCCTTCCCGAGGACTGACAGCTATAAAACAACTGTTTTCCGAAAAAAGAGAACAATCGGATGAAGTGAATCCTTTCTATCTGACAGGCGAGCAGCAACAGGTTATAAATGGATTAAGAAATCGTATATCCATCTTTGTCGACAAAAAAACAATGGTAATAACGATTAATGTCCGTATGCAAGATCCTGTCATTTCTGCAACATTAACAGATGTCATATTGGAGAAACTCCAGACCTATATTACCAGCTATCGGACCCAAAAGGCAAAACAAGATTTGAAATTTACAGAAAAAGTGTATGCAGAAGCCCGGGATGCCTATTATAAATCCCAACAGGCATACGCAAAATTCGAGGATTCCAACAAAAATATCATATCTGCCAGCTACCGCACGGAACAGGAACGCCTAAAAAACGAAATGACATTAACATTCAATGTCTACAACTCACTGGCACAAAAATATGAACAGGATAAACTAAAAGTACAGGAGCAAACGCCGGTATATGCAATTATCGACCCTGCTACTGTACCTTTAAAAGCAATCTCTCCTAATAAAGTGATTATTATAATAGCATTCTTCTTTATGGCATTAATAGCCACTATAGGATACCTGTTTATAAAAGATAATACTGTCAGGACCGACTGATCTGCAACCCCTTATCCGAAAGCCCCATTTCTACAAAACGGGCATTCGGATTACGCGGAGAAGCCGTCAACTGTTTACGTATCAGCAAAGCAGCTTCCGGATCTTTTGCTACGATATACAAATAGCCGCCACCTCCTGCCCCAGGTAGTTTATAACCTAAGGCATAATCTTTTATCTGCGCGATCAGTTCTTCTACTGCAGGGGGATTCGTTCCGGAATCGAGTGCCTTCTTCTGTTCCCAGGTCTTTGCGATAAGTTTACCGTACGTTTCAAAATTACCGCATTGAATAGCATCGAACATATCCAGAGCATGCGTCTTCATTTCTGAAAGCAGACGAAGATGTGTGGTACTATTCAGAAACATACCTTGTACAATTTCTGCCAGAATATTCTTGGCCGTACGGGTTATTCCTGTATAATATAACAAATGACAAGCCTGATATTGCGGGTCGGTAAACAAATATTCCGGTAACCAACGCACGGAAGGATTCTGATTGAAGCCTTCTCCTGTCTGTAACAGTTTCAGACCATGTAATACCCCGCCATACTGATCCTGCCAGCCTCCGCCTGTTGTAAGCAGTTGCTCTAAAATCAAGGTACGATATCCTATCTTACTTTTATCCCACGCCAGACCACAAAAATCGGATATTGCTCCAAGCACGGTCGCAGCCAAAATAGAACTGGTCCCGAGTCCCGATCCAGCCGGAATAGCAGCCAGTAAAGTAACTTCCAATCCACTACCAAAACTTTTTAACTGATCTTCCAATGAAGAGTGATGCGTTGCAGAAAATTCAGGGATAAAGCCGGCTAGAGACAAAGCCGCTTTCGGGATAGAGAAAGGAGAACCGATCTTTTTATAATCACGCAATTCATCCCAGGTAGAAACAACTTCCATCGCCCCCAGGTCGATAGAACGCAAGATGATCTTATATTCTTTCGAAGGCTTTACATATACCTGCAAAGGTGGTTGACCGTTCAACTCGATGGCTACATTAACCACATTCCCTCCGGCGTACATGCAATAAGGAGGAGTATCAGTCCATCCACCAGCCAGGTCGATGCGGACCGGACTTCGCCCCCACACAATTTGGTCACGATATACATTCAGATAAGGAGATTGCTTTTCTCCGGATACGGAACTGATCAATCCTTCTCGTAATAAAGAAAAAGCTTGCTGTTGCTCTCCCTCATACGGTTTCCCTTCCAATTGTAATACACGAGCTCGGAACATCCGGTTATGTATCTGTTTCATCAATGGTGTTTCAGTAGGAAGTACATCCGGCAAATCAAGATTTCCTCCAACAAACTCGCGAGCAGCATCTGCCAGGTCCAACTGGTAGAATACGCTTTTCTCGTGATTGGCTGCCAACATAGGCCAATTGGCATAACGGAATTTCTCACGCTGAACAAAGAGTCTGCTCAGATTAGCACGATCGGATAATTCATTTGCCGACATTTTCTCCGACGACTGCCATATATCCCTGCCACTTTCCAGTTCCGGTTCAGAAACCATCCACCGCATAACCAAGCCCAATTCTTCGATACTTTTACATACCGGGAATAATGCAGCATTCTGTAAGTCAGCGAAAACCTCCAATAGGATACCTCTATCCTCTGCCCACTTAGCAACAGGATATCCCATAAAGACTGTCTTCTCATCAGTCGATGCTCCTTTAAACGGATCATTGAATCCATACGGACGAGCCACCCAGTCCTGTTCTCCGACAGGTACAACATCAAGACAAACACCGGACGGGATATCCAATGTCCAATCGTTTTCAGGAATTCCGGTTATAATATGTCGGTTATCCAGCTTCCAGTGCTTACCTATATAGCTGTTCTCAATCCATAACTCCGAATTCGCGGCAGTCAGGATGATATTAATCGATGCATTCTGCACAAACATGGCAGGATGAGGTTTAACCTTCCGGTGCATGATAGCCCGCTGATCGCGGACCAGATTCTGCACAGCCAGCGTCGAAGAGATCAGTTCGCGGCTCGTCCCATAATGATAAAACTCCCCTCCCTCCAAAGGAAGGATAGCCACACTCAACCGGTTCAACTCTTCATCGGGAATACGGGGATGTTCACCCAAAGCCAGTCCGAATTCGGAATAGAGGTCGTATGATTTCATGGTCTTTCCATCGGCTGTATACGAGTGTTTCATCAGCAACTCCATAGCCCGGTCACTTAGTAACCACACGCCTATATCCATTAGAAAAAGATGGGTCTGGGCCAACTGCCCCAGATCGGTCAGAGACGGCTTCTGAAGCATAAAGTCAAGCTTATCGGGTGCCTGCCTGTTCGACACAAACACGCCATGATTGGTTGCCAAAGCCGGATCGACCCATAGCCCGTAACAAACGACATCCACATCCGGAATATCCTGCAACAGTTCACTATTTCGTATATATACATCCCCACTGGCAATCAGTGTATGGAGCGATTCAGGAGCTTTCTCAATAATCTCCTCATAAAGGGGAAGCTGCAAAGACAATAGATTTTGTGATAACTTCTGCCCCCTCGCCCACCGAAAGACAGGAATTGGTGTCAATATTTTTCCGGAAGGAGCATACCCCGGTAAACGCCGGCTCTGCCCACCGGCATGTAGCAATATCCTTTTCTCCTTTGCCAACCATTCTTTCACAGGGAGACTAGATGCCTCTTTCTGCCGACACGCTTCAATCAGCCAGGTAGTTCCTCCTCCGGATCCCAAACGGGCACCTACCGGATCTGAAGTACAAAACCACTCATCCACATCTGTTTTTGTTATTCTGTGGAAACTGTTTACCAAATTGGGAGGCAATGATAATAATTTCTTCATATTTATATATGTATCAGGAAATGATGAAATCAATTCCATCCAATTAATCTAATCTTTGTTACAAAAGTAGTTTTTCCTTCCATTTCGATTACATGGAAGTTAAATTTTAATTTAATTTTACCATTCAATATGCTATTGGTTTAAATTATTATATTCATATTTGTAGGGAAAAACAACTTACATATCCAGTTGACGATAAAAAACGTTGGTTTTTACTAATCACCCCCTCTCATTTAGTTTTCTAACGTATC
This is a stretch of genomic DNA from Parabacteroides chongii. It encodes these proteins:
- a CDS encoding glycosyltransferase family 39 protein is translated as MLYTNHYNTVFISSCIFVSYAGLAIVLPLFYPANAPDNGMILFQLFFALLIFILGIEVFSKNKITGCLLGIILFQYIASVTLRYYYIQHFGNPLGYNPIDSWLYHSTGVAVQNYSLEEFFTYLKSNSFNVDDWGFPLVVYFAYHILGDNIGIDLLLLLNILVITISSFRLYQLAGYFLDKSYALLVTFIWGTLPFLAYTTVVGLKENFFLFFTISSLYYMYRYLQKKNLKNLLYFLIYTSGLFFFRYALVFMMFISLITGLLLFNSQSSKRLKYLLIGACVLGGFAFKIAVDLIATLQGGSYEALLDAVAYRIGENSYGGTFTMLVNFTAMLIGPFPNFISDSDKANYITIYSYTAFIKMLFSFFYLYGIWYIFKRKLYYYLPMLAFIFLQSIMIFFTFYTLHIRYQLPHIPFQLIIAGYGLNVFVHQQSKVGKRMLTTYIGGVFILILIYNLRLS
- a CDS encoding glycosyltransferase family 4 protein; amino-acid sequence: MNLLFVVPDLSNLGGVANHYSGLHDYWTFPVSYEYYGKRKGIPAIICFPFDILKYIFKLMFCRIDIVFVNPSLRRYQLIRDGIYILLAKLFRKKVVTFIHGWDTSLASVLIRKPGLFKYVYNKSSLLFVLSSEFQKQLIRMGITSPIRLTTTKVDDKLLKTFDINHRNGEIRQILFLARIIKTKGIFIALDTFRLLKKEFPWLKLLVCGEGSDRIKAEEYILQNHLEDVLFTGAVSGNTLINAFKNSDLYILPSYEEGMATSILEAMAFGLPIVSRPVGGIVDYFIEGEMGYLIPTLNAQDFYEAIRQLIVNPKLTRTISETNHRYALEHFLASTVAKCLETALSEVFHPDETTVPLR
- a CDS encoding WecB/TagA/CpsF family glycosyltransferase, with the protein product MQKKQVTLNGIKVFPFISAQELLQYVNSRKGILIAINAEKILHATSQTRDIINRNIGYCDGYGAVMALKKKGYKNVAKIPGCELWLKITAALYDKNKTFYLVGSTQEVIEQTISKLKQEYPGIRFANYRNGYIKSEEEKAALLADIQSKKPDVVFVAMGSPKQELLMEEMFKVHPAIYQGLGGSFDVYTGQVKRAPKWWVDHNLEFAYRLIKQPSRIKRQIHLIRFLILVKLGKI
- the wecB gene encoding non-hydrolyzing UDP-N-acetylglucosamine 2-epimerase: MKKVMLVFGTRPEAIKMAPLIKEYQKYPEDFQTIVCVTGQHREMLDQVLHIFDIHPDYDLNIMKQGQDLYDVTARVLTGMREVLSESRPDLVLVHGDTTTSTAAALAAFYQQIPVGHVEAGLRTHNIYSPWPEEMNRQLTGRIASIHFSPTQLSKKNLLDDNIAEKNIIVTGNTVIDALYQMVEKIKKNEELRQQLENELNRSGYKISRLTEQSNRKLVLITGHRRENFGKGFISICKAIKTLAENHPDIDFVYPMHLNPNVRQPIREIFGDSKPSNMFFIEPLEYLPFIYLMELSTLVLTDSGGIQEEAPGLGKPVLVMRETTERPEALNAGTVRLVGTDFNKIVAETSRLLEDSTYYDQMSKAVNPYGDGFACQRIVTKTKEIV
- a CDS encoding SLBB domain-containing protein, whose protein sequence is MNTVKRYSFCIFCLLICTGIKAQVSQELLDKARQAGMSEEQIQQEMSKYIDKTKTSTTTQQSQTEQFIPEKEIPGRAPLTNKELPPLELQREENKPEQKLEDIVFGREIFSEKNLTFEPVLNIPTPVNYRLSAGDEVLIHVWGDSELNLKLTISPDGTIIIPDIGPVALSGLTIEAAEQRIRQELGRIMATIDGREPNTFVSVSLGQIRSIKVNIVGEAVVPGTYTLTSLATLFNALYAAGGVNNIGSLRSIKVYRNSKEIANLDVYNYLLHGEYNTNIRLEDNDMIIIGPYEQLVVAKGKIKRNRIFELKKGETLSQLLDMAGGFTGDAYTRDVTVKRKSGTRYQIATVTEEQFPTFTFHDGDSLLVDSVIPFYENRLTISGAIWRPGEYELSPSVHTVKQLIQQAAGLKGDEFTGRAQITRLNPDFTHSVIAINIQDILNGISPDIELQNEDQLYIPSLFDLREPYTIKIGGAVNQPDTVLPYRKNMTIEDAIVLAGGLQEAAATVNVEVARRIKNPQSSQSTEQIAKVFKFTLKDGLEITSGDTLFTLDPFDEVYVRFSPEYQKQQVVKVNGEIMFAGSYALPHKNTRLSDLIKESGGITPGAYVKGASLKRKLSDDEIRQVETLLQLSNSNKQSKDSIALSMADIHDYPVGIDLEKALSHPGCTEDLVLQDGDILYIPQLQSTVKISGAVTYPNSITYNKGMSVRDCLSQAGGYNDLSRKYPIVIYMNGQVATTRRTGIFFKRYPKVEPGCEIVVPSKSQRNRGASLSEIMSISSSATSMAAMVTSIINMIKK
- a CDS encoding GNVR domain-containing protein, which gives rise to MGNEIRLLLYAWKKRMLFLKTCGTAIIIGLIIAVSIPKEYITTAKLAPETNDNTKKVGDLGGLAAMAGINLNNTGSSDAISPELYPDVVQSIPFLVELFPVQVTDKKGTLHLSVYDYISKHQREAWWNYILGIPSRGLTAIKQLFSEKREQSDEVNPFYLTGEQQQVINGLRNRISIFVDKKTMVITINVRMQDPVISATLTDVILEKLQTYITSYRTQKAKQDLKFTEKVYAEARDAYYKSQQAYAKFEDSNKNIISASYRTEQERLKNEMTLTFNVYNSLAQKYEQDKLKVQEQTPVYAIIDPATVPLKAISPNKVIIIIAFFFMALIATIGYLFIKDNTVRTD
- a CDS encoding bifunctional fucokinase/fucose-1-phosphate guanylyltransferase, whose translation is MKKLLSLPPNLVNSFHRITKTDVDEWFCTSDPVGARLGSGGGTTWLIEACRQKEASSLPVKEWLAKEKRILLHAGGQSRRLPGYAPSGKILTPIPVFRWARGQKLSQNLLSLQLPLYEEIIEKAPESLHTLIASGDVYIRNSELLQDIPDVDVVCYGLWVDPALATNHGVFVSNRQAPDKLDFMLQKPSLTDLGQLAQTHLFLMDIGVWLLSDRAMELLMKHSYTADGKTMKSYDLYSEFGLALGEHPRIPDEELNRLSVAILPLEGGEFYHYGTSRELISSTLAVQNLVRDQRAIMHRKVKPHPAMFVQNASINIILTAANSELWIENSYIGKHWKLDNRHIITGIPENDWTLDIPSGVCLDVVPVGEQDWVARPYGFNDPFKGASTDEKTVFMGYPVAKWAEDRGILLEVFADLQNAALFPVCKSIEELGLVMRWMVSEPELESGRDIWQSSEKMSANELSDRANLSRLFVQREKFRYANWPMLAANHEKSVFYQLDLADAAREFVGGNLDLPDVLPTETPLMKQIHNRMFRARVLQLEGKPYEGEQQQAFSLLREGLISSVSGEKQSPYLNVYRDQIVWGRSPVRIDLAGGWTDTPPYCMYAGGNVVNVAIELNGQPPLQVYVKPSKEYKIILRSIDLGAMEVVSTWDELRDYKKIGSPFSIPKAALSLAGFIPEFSATHHSSLEDQLKSFGSGLEVTLLAAIPAGSGLGTSSILAATVLGAISDFCGLAWDKSKIGYRTLILEQLLTTGGGWQDQYGGVLHGLKLLQTGEGFNQNPSVRWLPEYLFTDPQYQACHLLYYTGITRTAKNILAEIVQGMFLNSTTHLRLLSEMKTHALDMFDAIQCGNFETYGKLIAKTWEQKKALDSGTNPPAVEELIAQIKDYALGYKLPGAGGGGYLYIVAKDPEAALLIRKQLTASPRNPNARFVEMGLSDKGLQISRS